The nucleotide sequence CAATCGCCGGTAACTGATTTCGCTTCTGCATTGCGGATGGCCGGGTCGACTTGTTTGGCGACTCGGACCTTCGCATGCGGGTTTGAATACGACGTCCGGTGCGGGCCACGATTGGGTCCGCGCCGGTCGTTTCGAATCCCGGTCACTCGTTTGGCCTTTGTTCCTTGGCCTTTCGCAAAGATCCCACCATGAACTATCCGCTGCTTCCCGCCGATGCCGCCGCCTATGCCTGGCAACTGGCTTGCTGCGTCGTGACGCTGCTGTTCGCGATGTTCACTTGGTTGATCGGACCGCGATAACAAAAAAATCAAGCTGTCACGGGGACAACACAAACCATCGATCCACAACCGTTCGGATCGCCATCGTTACGGGGAAACATAACATGGACACGTTACTGCAAAGTATTGCCGACCACTGGATCGTCTGGTTCGTCAGCGTTGTGCTGATCGTCGCCGCCGTCATCGACGGCATGATCTTGAAGGTTCCCAACTGGCTGAACCTGCCGTTCATCATCAGCGGCTGGTGCTACTGGTGCTACGCCGATGGCGTTGGCGGATTGGGCTGGAGCTTTTTGGGCACCATCATCGGTGCGATGCCACTGTTGCTGCTGCGTAATGTCGGCGGCATGGGCGCGGGCGACGTCAAACTGGCTGCCGGAACGGGCGCTTGGCTGGGATCGCTGATCAGCCTGAAGCTGTTCGTCGCTGGTGCACTGGCCGGCGGATTGATCGCCGCGGTCATGATTCTGCGTAGCGGAAAAGCTTTCAAGCACTACGCGATGGCGATGCAAATCCTGGAAGAGTGGAAGACCGTTCGCCGCCCAAGCAAGTTGGCTGCGATCGCCCGCGAACGAAAGCCGACGATGACCCTGTTGCCTTATGGCATCCCGATGGCCATCGGTTCGGTGATCTACTTCGCCTTCGCCGGAATGCTGATTTGACACCAACGGTGGCAACACCGGAGGCGTGAAACACCGAGTCACACGACGACTTACGTTTCCGCGTCGTCGTGCTGAACCGAACACGAACATGCGACGCGTCCGCCGCCTGAGGACGCGAATTTCACGCAAGAAACGGTCAGGCTGGGAAGCTTTGGTTGACATTGCCGGTTGCGGCAAGTCTGCCAAGCGGGGCGACAATATCCCATCTAGCGTATGGGGTGCAGATGTCGCCGGGACCTCACCGAATACACAGAAGCGTCAGATCGCGTTCATTCGGTTCGGTGCGGTTCTTCGTTTTGATGCGAACCGTTATCCGGAAACAACGTGTTTCCCGGACCAACCCTGAACACCACTGTCGAACGAATCATGCGTAATAAAACTCTCGTCCTGCTGGTTGCCTGCGTTTGCGGTGCGATCGCTGCTGTCGGGCTTAGCCATTGGATGCAAGCCCAAAGTTCGCAAGGCAGTGAGATCAAGATGGTGGAAATCTTCGTGACCACCAAGGCGATCGACGTTGCCGAGGAAATCACAGGCGAAAAAATCAAATTAGAACAATGGCCCGCCGATCGGATTCCCGAAGGCGCGACCAGCACCCTGGACGACTTGGAAGGCAAGTACGCGCGCCAGCGTTTCTACGCTGGTGAACCCGTGATGCCGGTCAAGTTGATGAACGATTCCAACGGATCGTCCCAAAAAATCCCTCGCGGCTACACCGTCGTGGCGATGGAAGCCGACCCGGAAAACGCGGTCGCCAACCTGGTCCGCCCCGGCGACCGTGTCGATGTGATGGGATACTTCAAGAAAAGCGATGTCGTTCCGGAAACGACCGCCAAGACGATCCTACGCGGTGTCCGCGTGTTCGCATTGGACGGACAGACTCAGCGTGAAGACAACGATGAAGCGACCAAGGCCGCCAAGACGATCTCGTTGCTGATCAAAAAGACCGATGCCGAGGTTTGGACCTGGGCCTCGGAACTGGGCAAGATTCGCCTGACGTTGGGAAACCTTACCGATTACGAAAACGATGGCGACCGTGAGGATCCGGGTCAGCAGTTCTTGCAGTGGATTGCTGACCACGCCAAGGCCAACGAGACGAAGGAAGAGGAAGTCGAACCGGCTCCGAGAACAGTTGTAACTCGCAAAGTCGAACCAACCGAAAACTTCAAAATGCAGAAGTTGTCCGGCGGCAAGATCACGCAGTACGGCTGGACCGGCCGAGACGACATGCCTCACATCCTGAGCGAAACCGGTGGCGATGAAAGCAAGGCACCTGCGGCTCCGGCCGCGACCGCCACGTCGCCGAACCCGCAAGACGACGAATACAGTTACCTAAACGGCGAAGCCAGCCCGTTCTTTCAGCCTCCCGCCGAGGAAGCCGGAACGGCCGACGACGCCGATGACTTGCTCGGGCGATGATCGCCTGAGTGAAATTTGATTGATGCGAAATTTTGATCCGGTCGGTTGCGATCGGCCGGATCTAACCTTTACCCGTTAATCGCCATCGACCACCTGGCGGCACGACACGGATTCCACATCTGTTCGTGCCGGCGGAATGTTGGAAGGATCCGACAGGTCAAGCAAGGATGCACCACGCGATGAAAACGTTTCTTCGGCCAGCGAACCAGCTGATTCTGACAGGTTGTCTGTTCGTCACCGCTGCGATCCTTCCCGGATCGACGTGGGCACAAGGCGACCGTCTGGTCACCGCGACGGCGTCCAGCGTGAATACCAATATCACGCAGGCCGTCGAACGAATCGAGATGCTGGTAAAAAGCAGCCGCATCTTGACACTGGAAGAACGCATCCCCAAGTTCCAGGTCCACAACGAAGAAATCGTTGGTGCCCAACCGATTTCGCAAAACCAGATTCAGATCTCTGCGAAACAGCCCGGCACCACCCAGCTGAACATCTGGGACACCGACGAAAAACTGTACACCGTCGATGTGATCGTCCTGGCCGATTCGCGGGAAGTCGAAGGCATCTTGGAGTCCCAGTTGCCTTTGGCTTCGCTCAAGGTGATGCCGATCGGCAGCGGTGCTGTCGTCAGTGGATTCGTCACCAGCGTGGATGACGTCGATCGTGCGATGGCCATCGTCGAACAGTTCTACACCGCCCCGGTCAATAACATCCAAGTCTCCGGCGTCCAGCAAATCATGCTGCACACGAAGATCATGGAAGTGTCACGAACCAAACTGCGGGACTTGGGAATCGACTGGAGTATCTCCGACGGTACCAGTTTCTATCACCAAGGCCCGACGACCCTGTCCAACGTTGCCAACAGCATCGGCACCGGGCTGGACCCGTCCGACAGTGCGGTCAGCGACATGACCAACCGGTTCTTCTTCGCCAACGCCAACTTCGAAGCTTTGATTCGGGCGTTGCGTCAAAACAACCTGTTGAAATTGTTGGCCGAACCCACGGTGGTCGCCACTCACGGTCGCCCGTCACGATTCACCGTCGGCGGTCGCGTTCCCAACGTCGTGCCCACCGGTAATGGTGCCGTCCAAGTCGAATACGAAGAATACGGAACCTCCGTGGACTTCCTGCCGTTCGTCGTCGGCCCGGGGCGGGTTCGCTTGGAAGTTCGACCGGAAGTTTCCGAACCCGATGAATCACGCAGCGTTACCGTGAACGGTCTAAGCGTGTCCGCCTTCACCCAACGCTACGTCGATGTGGCCGTGGAAATGGATGCCGGTCAAACGATCGCGATCGCCGGTTTGCTGCAAAGCCGTGTGGATGCTTATGTCCGATCGACACCGTTCTTTGGCGAACTGCCCTACATCGGAACCATGTTCCGCCGGGTGCGTGAACGCAAGAACGAAATCGAGTTGCTGATCATGGTCACGCCCGAGATCGTCGACGCGATGGATCCCTGCGAAGTCCCGCCGGGCGGACCGGGATTGAATTCGATGTCGCCGACCGATTGCGAACTGTACTTCGACGGCTACATCGAAACGCCCAACTTGATGGGCCACCAATGCAAAGAAGATTGCCGTGAAGGATCGATCATGGTCAACGGTCACCCCACCGCCATGCAAGGTGACATGACGTCATCGGGCGGGTCGATCGTTTCGGGCGAAACCCTGCCGCCGGGTGTCTATGCCCCCGGGGAAATGCCCACGGTCGTCGGCGAAGGCGTCGTGATTTCGTCGCCAGGCGAATGAGTCGTCGCGGCTGATGGTTCGAGATGTCGAACAAGCCGAAAGAGATTCTGAATTTGAAACCCAATTGAATTGAGCCCGCATCCATGAGCAACGTACTGCGACTCGCACTGGTCGATCCCAACGATTCGACTCGTGAAACCGTCAAAGCGATGTTGTTGGGGCTAGAAACGGTTTGGTTGGAAGCCGATTGTTCACGCTACGAATTCTTTCCCGATATCGTCGACCAAACGTCGCCTGATGTCGGCGTGGTGAACCTGGAC is from Crateriforma conspicua and encodes:
- a CDS encoding A24 family peptidase, encoding MDTLLQSIADHWIVWFVSVVLIVAAVIDGMILKVPNWLNLPFIISGWCYWCYADGVGGLGWSFLGTIIGAMPLLLLRNVGGMGAGDVKLAAGTGAWLGSLISLKLFVAGALAGGLIAAVMILRSGKAFKHYAMAMQILEEWKTVRRPSKLAAIARERKPTMTLLPYGIPMAIGSVIYFAFAGMLI
- a CDS encoding pilus assembly protein N-terminal domain-containing protein, which translates into the protein MKTFLRPANQLILTGCLFVTAAILPGSTWAQGDRLVTATASSVNTNITQAVERIEMLVKSSRILTLEERIPKFQVHNEEIVGAQPISQNQIQISAKQPGTTQLNIWDTDEKLYTVDVIVLADSREVEGILESQLPLASLKVMPIGSGAVVSGFVTSVDDVDRAMAIVEQFYTAPVNNIQVSGVQQIMLHTKIMEVSRTKLRDLGIDWSISDGTSFYHQGPTTLSNVANSIGTGLDPSDSAVSDMTNRFFFANANFEALIRALRQNNLLKLLAEPTVVATHGRPSRFTVGGRVPNVVPTGNGAVQVEYEEYGTSVDFLPFVVGPGRVRLEVRPEVSEPDESRSVTVNGLSVSAFTQRYVDVAVEMDAGQTIAIAGLLQSRVDAYVRSTPFFGELPYIGTMFRRVRERKNEIELLIMVTPEIVDAMDPCEVPPGGPGLNSMSPTDCELYFDGYIETPNLMGHQCKEDCREGSIMVNGHPTAMQGDMTSSGGSIVSGETLPPGVYAPGEMPTVVGEGVVISSPGE
- the cpaB gene encoding Flp pilus assembly protein CpaB, encoding MRNKTLVLLVACVCGAIAAVGLSHWMQAQSSQGSEIKMVEIFVTTKAIDVAEEITGEKIKLEQWPADRIPEGATSTLDDLEGKYARQRFYAGEPVMPVKLMNDSNGSSQKIPRGYTVVAMEADPENAVANLVRPGDRVDVMGYFKKSDVVPETTAKTILRGVRVFALDGQTQREDNDEATKAAKTISLLIKKTDAEVWTWASELGKIRLTLGNLTDYENDGDREDPGQQFLQWIADHAKANETKEEEVEPAPRTVVTRKVEPTENFKMQKLSGGKITQYGWTGRDDMPHILSETGGDESKAPAAPAATATSPNPQDDEYSYLNGEASPFFQPPAEEAGTADDADDLLGR